The Taeniopygia guttata chromosome 19, bTaeGut7.mat, whole genome shotgun sequence genome window below encodes:
- the RABGEF1 gene encoding rab5 GDP/GTP exchange factor isoform X3, producing MNLKSERRGIHVDQSELLCKKGCGYYGNPAWQGFCSKCWREEYHKARQKQIQEDWELAERLQREEEEAYASSQSTQGAQSLTFSKFEEKKTNEKTRKVTTVKKFFTASSRAGAKKALAGKLKAEIQEAKAPSPSIHRQASIETDRVSKEFIEFIRTYQKPGQDIYKQCKLFLDTMSHKRDLSIEEQSECAQDFYQNVADRLQTRWKVPPEKVEKAMDEVEKYIMTRQYKYVFCPETTDDEKKDLAVQKRIRALHWVTPQMLCVPVSEEIPEVSDMVVKAITDIIEMDSKRVPRDKLACITKCSKHIFNAIKITKNEPASADDFLPTLIYIVLKGNPPRLQSNIQYITRFCNPSRLMTGEDGYYFTNLCCAVAFIEKLDAQSLNLSQEDFDRFMTGQTSPKKQESDSFSPDVCLGVKQMCKSLDLLSQLNERQERIVSEAKKLEKDLIDWTDGITKEVEDIVEKYPLEIKPKSQALAAIDSENVENDKLPPPLQPQVYAG from the exons ATGAACCTGAAATCGGAGCGCAGAGGGATCCACGTGGACCAGTCGGAGCTGCTGTGCAAGAAGGGCTGTGGTTACTATGGCAATCCTGCCTGGCAGGGCTTTTGCTCCAAGTGCTGGAGGGAGGAATACCACAAGGCCAGGCAGAAGCAGATCCAAGAGGATTGGGAGCTGGCAGAGCG GCTGCAGCGTGAGGAGGAAGAAGCCTATGCCAGCAGCCAGAGCACCCAAGGGGCACAGTCCCTGACCTTCTCAAAGtttgaggagaagaaaaccaatGAGAAAACAAGAAAGGTCACTACTGTGAAGAAGTTCTTCACTGCTTCCTCCAGAGCAGGAGCTAAGAAGG CGTTGGCTGGCAAGCTGAAAG CAGAGATCCAGGAGGCCAAAGCTCCCAGTCCTTCCATCCACAGGCAGGCCAGCATTGAGACAGACAGAGTGTCCAAGGAGTTCATAGAATTCATCAGGACATACCAGAAGCCTGGCCAGGATATCTACAAGCAATGCAAACTCTTTTTGGACACCATGAGTCATAAAAGG GATTTAAGCATTGAGGAACAATCTGAATGTGCCCAGGACTTCTACCAAAATGTAGCAGACAGGCTGCAGACACGTTGGAAAG TGCCCCCTGAAAAAGTGGAGAAGGCAATGGATGAGGTTGAGAAATACATCATGACTCGCCAgtataaatatgttttttgCCCTGAGACAACTGATGATGAGAAGAAAGACCTTGCTGTCCAAAAGAGGATCAG GGCTTTGCACTGGGTGACTCCCCAGATGCTGTGTGTTCCTGTCAGTGAGGAAATCCCAGAAGTCTCTGACATGGTTGTGAAGGCAATTACAG ACATCATCGAGATGGACTCCAAGCGTGTCCCTCGGGACAAACTGGCCTGCATCACCAAATGCAGCAAGCACATCTTCAATGCCatcaaaatcaccaaaaatgaGCCAGCCTCTGCTGATGATTTCCTGCCCACCCTGATTTACATCGTGCTGAAGGGGAACCCCCCACGCCTGCAGTCCAACATCCAGTACATCACTCGCTTCTGCAACCCCAGCAGGCTGATGACTGGGGAGGATGGATATTATTTTACCAACCTG tgctgtgctgtggcCTTCATTGAAAAACTGGATGCTCAGTCTTTAAATCTGAGCCAGGAAGATTTTGATCGTTTCATGACGGGCCAGACCTCCCCAAAAAAGCAGGAATCTGACAGTTTCTCCCCTGATGTGTGCCTGGGGGTGAAGCAGATGTGCAAAAGCTTAGACCTCCTCTCTCAGTTGAATGAGAGACAGGAAAGAATTGTCAGTGAAGCCAAGAAGCTGGAGAAAGACCTCATTGATTGGACTGATGGCATCACCAAGGAGGTGGAGGATATTGTGGAGAAATATCCTTTAGAAATCAAACCAAAAAGTCAAGCCTTAGCAGCCATTGACTCTGAAAACGTGGAGAATGacaagctgcccccaccactGCAGCCTCAGGTTTATGCAGGATAA
- the RABGEF1 gene encoding rab5 GDP/GTP exchange factor isoform X5: protein MNLKSERRGIHVDQSELLCKKGCGYYGNPAWQGFCSKCWREEYHKARQKQIQEDWELAERLQREEEEAYASSQSTQGAQSLTFSKFEEKKTNEKTRKVTTVKKFFTASSRAGAKKAEIQEAKAPSPSIHRQASIETDRVSKEFIEFIRTYQKPGQDIYKQCKLFLDTMSHKRDLSIEEQSECAQDFYQNVADRLQTRWKVPPEKVEKAMDEVEKYIMTRQYKYVFCPETTDDEKKDLAVQKRIRALHWVTPQMLCVPVSEEIPEVSDMVVKAITDIIEMDSKRVPRDKLACITKCSKHIFNAIKITKNEPASADDFLPTLIYIVLKGNPPRLQSNIQYITRFCNPSRLMTGEDGYYFTNLCCAVAFIEKLDAQSLNLSQEDFDRFMTGQTSPKKQESDSFSPDVCLGVKQMCKSLDLLSQLNERQERIVSEAKKLEKDLIDWTDGITKEVEDIVEKYPLEIKPKSQALAAIDSENVENDKLPPPLQPQVYAG from the exons ATGAACCTGAAATCGGAGCGCAGAGGGATCCACGTGGACCAGTCGGAGCTGCTGTGCAAGAAGGGCTGTGGTTACTATGGCAATCCTGCCTGGCAGGGCTTTTGCTCCAAGTGCTGGAGGGAGGAATACCACAAGGCCAGGCAGAAGCAGATCCAAGAGGATTGGGAGCTGGCAGAGCG GCTGCAGCGTGAGGAGGAAGAAGCCTATGCCAGCAGCCAGAGCACCCAAGGGGCACAGTCCCTGACCTTCTCAAAGtttgaggagaagaaaaccaatGAGAAAACAAGAAAGGTCACTACTGTGAAGAAGTTCTTCACTGCTTCCTCCAGAGCAGGAGCTAAGAAGG CAGAGATCCAGGAGGCCAAAGCTCCCAGTCCTTCCATCCACAGGCAGGCCAGCATTGAGACAGACAGAGTGTCCAAGGAGTTCATAGAATTCATCAGGACATACCAGAAGCCTGGCCAGGATATCTACAAGCAATGCAAACTCTTTTTGGACACCATGAGTCATAAAAGG GATTTAAGCATTGAGGAACAATCTGAATGTGCCCAGGACTTCTACCAAAATGTAGCAGACAGGCTGCAGACACGTTGGAAAG TGCCCCCTGAAAAAGTGGAGAAGGCAATGGATGAGGTTGAGAAATACATCATGACTCGCCAgtataaatatgttttttgCCCTGAGACAACTGATGATGAGAAGAAAGACCTTGCTGTCCAAAAGAGGATCAG GGCTTTGCACTGGGTGACTCCCCAGATGCTGTGTGTTCCTGTCAGTGAGGAAATCCCAGAAGTCTCTGACATGGTTGTGAAGGCAATTACAG ACATCATCGAGATGGACTCCAAGCGTGTCCCTCGGGACAAACTGGCCTGCATCACCAAATGCAGCAAGCACATCTTCAATGCCatcaaaatcaccaaaaatgaGCCAGCCTCTGCTGATGATTTCCTGCCCACCCTGATTTACATCGTGCTGAAGGGGAACCCCCCACGCCTGCAGTCCAACATCCAGTACATCACTCGCTTCTGCAACCCCAGCAGGCTGATGACTGGGGAGGATGGATATTATTTTACCAACCTG tgctgtgctgtggcCTTCATTGAAAAACTGGATGCTCAGTCTTTAAATCTGAGCCAGGAAGATTTTGATCGTTTCATGACGGGCCAGACCTCCCCAAAAAAGCAGGAATCTGACAGTTTCTCCCCTGATGTGTGCCTGGGGGTGAAGCAGATGTGCAAAAGCTTAGACCTCCTCTCTCAGTTGAATGAGAGACAGGAAAGAATTGTCAGTGAAGCCAAGAAGCTGGAGAAAGACCTCATTGATTGGACTGATGGCATCACCAAGGAGGTGGAGGATATTGTGGAGAAATATCCTTTAGAAATCAAACCAAAAAGTCAAGCCTTAGCAGCCATTGACTCTGAAAACGTGGAGAATGacaagctgcccccaccactGCAGCCTCAGGTTTATGCAGGATAA
- the RABGEF1 gene encoding rab5 GDP/GTP exchange factor isoform X4, translating to MNLKSERRGIHVDQSELLCKKGCGYYGNPAWQGFCSKCWREEYHKARQKQIQEDWELAERLQREEEEAYASSQSTQGAQSLTFSKFEEKKTNEKTRKVTTVKKFFTASSRAGAKKALAGKLKEIQEAKAPSPSIHRQASIETDRVSKEFIEFIRTYQKPGQDIYKQCKLFLDTMSHKRDLSIEEQSECAQDFYQNVADRLQTRWKVPPEKVEKAMDEVEKYIMTRQYKYVFCPETTDDEKKDLAVQKRIRALHWVTPQMLCVPVSEEIPEVSDMVVKAITDIIEMDSKRVPRDKLACITKCSKHIFNAIKITKNEPASADDFLPTLIYIVLKGNPPRLQSNIQYITRFCNPSRLMTGEDGYYFTNLCCAVAFIEKLDAQSLNLSQEDFDRFMTGQTSPKKQESDSFSPDVCLGVKQMCKSLDLLSQLNERQERIVSEAKKLEKDLIDWTDGITKEVEDIVEKYPLEIKPKSQALAAIDSENVENDKLPPPLQPQVYAG from the exons ATGAACCTGAAATCGGAGCGCAGAGGGATCCACGTGGACCAGTCGGAGCTGCTGTGCAAGAAGGGCTGTGGTTACTATGGCAATCCTGCCTGGCAGGGCTTTTGCTCCAAGTGCTGGAGGGAGGAATACCACAAGGCCAGGCAGAAGCAGATCCAAGAGGATTGGGAGCTGGCAGAGCG GCTGCAGCGTGAGGAGGAAGAAGCCTATGCCAGCAGCCAGAGCACCCAAGGGGCACAGTCCCTGACCTTCTCAAAGtttgaggagaagaaaaccaatGAGAAAACAAGAAAGGTCACTACTGTGAAGAAGTTCTTCACTGCTTCCTCCAGAGCAGGAGCTAAGAAGG CGTTGGCTGGCAAGCTGAAAG AGATCCAGGAGGCCAAAGCTCCCAGTCCTTCCATCCACAGGCAGGCCAGCATTGAGACAGACAGAGTGTCCAAGGAGTTCATAGAATTCATCAGGACATACCAGAAGCCTGGCCAGGATATCTACAAGCAATGCAAACTCTTTTTGGACACCATGAGTCATAAAAGG GATTTAAGCATTGAGGAACAATCTGAATGTGCCCAGGACTTCTACCAAAATGTAGCAGACAGGCTGCAGACACGTTGGAAAG TGCCCCCTGAAAAAGTGGAGAAGGCAATGGATGAGGTTGAGAAATACATCATGACTCGCCAgtataaatatgttttttgCCCTGAGACAACTGATGATGAGAAGAAAGACCTTGCTGTCCAAAAGAGGATCAG GGCTTTGCACTGGGTGACTCCCCAGATGCTGTGTGTTCCTGTCAGTGAGGAAATCCCAGAAGTCTCTGACATGGTTGTGAAGGCAATTACAG ACATCATCGAGATGGACTCCAAGCGTGTCCCTCGGGACAAACTGGCCTGCATCACCAAATGCAGCAAGCACATCTTCAATGCCatcaaaatcaccaaaaatgaGCCAGCCTCTGCTGATGATTTCCTGCCCACCCTGATTTACATCGTGCTGAAGGGGAACCCCCCACGCCTGCAGTCCAACATCCAGTACATCACTCGCTTCTGCAACCCCAGCAGGCTGATGACTGGGGAGGATGGATATTATTTTACCAACCTG tgctgtgctgtggcCTTCATTGAAAAACTGGATGCTCAGTCTTTAAATCTGAGCCAGGAAGATTTTGATCGTTTCATGACGGGCCAGACCTCCCCAAAAAAGCAGGAATCTGACAGTTTCTCCCCTGATGTGTGCCTGGGGGTGAAGCAGATGTGCAAAAGCTTAGACCTCCTCTCTCAGTTGAATGAGAGACAGGAAAGAATTGTCAGTGAAGCCAAGAAGCTGGAGAAAGACCTCATTGATTGGACTGATGGCATCACCAAGGAGGTGGAGGATATTGTGGAGAAATATCCTTTAGAAATCAAACCAAAAAGTCAAGCCTTAGCAGCCATTGACTCTGAAAACGTGGAGAATGacaagctgcccccaccactGCAGCCTCAGGTTTATGCAGGATAA
- the RABGEF1 gene encoding rab5 GDP/GTP exchange factor isoform X2 — MNLKSERRGIHVDQSELLCKKGCGYYGNPAWQGFCSKCWREEYHKARQKQIQEDWELAERLQREEEEAYASSQSTQGAQSLTFSKFEEKKTNEKTRKVTTVKKFFTASSRAGAKKAEEKTPKQGQLGRERNADNILRDLKEIFTPSWELSSPSEALAGKLKAEIQEAKAPSPSIHRQASIETDRVSKEFIEFIRTYQKPGQDIYKQCKLFLDTMSHKRDLSIEEQSECAQDFYQNVADRLQTRWKVPPEKVEKAMDEVEKYIMTRQYKYVFCPETTDDEKKDLAVQKRIRALHWVTPQMLCVPVSEEIPEVSDMVVKAITDIIEMDSKRVPRDKLACITKCSKHIFNAIKITKNEPASADDFLPTLIYIVLKGNPPRLQSNIQYITRFCNPSRLMTGEDGYYFTNLCCAVAFIEKLDAQSLNLSQEDFDRFMTGQTSPKKQESDSFSPDVCLGVKQMCKSLDLLSQLNERQERIVSEAKKLEKDLIDWTDGITKEVEDIVEKYPLEIKPKSQALAAIDSENVENDKLPPPLQPQVYAG; from the exons ATGAACCTGAAATCGGAGCGCAGAGGGATCCACGTGGACCAGTCGGAGCTGCTGTGCAAGAAGGGCTGTGGTTACTATGGCAATCCTGCCTGGCAGGGCTTTTGCTCCAAGTGCTGGAGGGAGGAATACCACAAGGCCAGGCAGAAGCAGATCCAAGAGGATTGGGAGCTGGCAGAGCG GCTGCAGCGTGAGGAGGAAGAAGCCTATGCCAGCAGCCAGAGCACCCAAGGGGCACAGTCCCTGACCTTCTCAAAGtttgaggagaagaaaaccaatGAGAAAACAAGAAAGGTCACTACTGTGAAGAAGTTCTTCACTGCTTCCTCCAGAGCAGGAGCTAAGAAGG cTGAAGAGAAAACCCCTAAGCAAGGACAGCTTGGGAGGGAGAGAAATGCTGATAACATTCTCAGGGATTTGAAGGAGATTTTTACTCCCTCCTGGGAACTGTCCTCCCCTTCTGAAG CGTTGGCTGGCAAGCTGAAAG CAGAGATCCAGGAGGCCAAAGCTCCCAGTCCTTCCATCCACAGGCAGGCCAGCATTGAGACAGACAGAGTGTCCAAGGAGTTCATAGAATTCATCAGGACATACCAGAAGCCTGGCCAGGATATCTACAAGCAATGCAAACTCTTTTTGGACACCATGAGTCATAAAAGG GATTTAAGCATTGAGGAACAATCTGAATGTGCCCAGGACTTCTACCAAAATGTAGCAGACAGGCTGCAGACACGTTGGAAAG TGCCCCCTGAAAAAGTGGAGAAGGCAATGGATGAGGTTGAGAAATACATCATGACTCGCCAgtataaatatgttttttgCCCTGAGACAACTGATGATGAGAAGAAAGACCTTGCTGTCCAAAAGAGGATCAG GGCTTTGCACTGGGTGACTCCCCAGATGCTGTGTGTTCCTGTCAGTGAGGAAATCCCAGAAGTCTCTGACATGGTTGTGAAGGCAATTACAG ACATCATCGAGATGGACTCCAAGCGTGTCCCTCGGGACAAACTGGCCTGCATCACCAAATGCAGCAAGCACATCTTCAATGCCatcaaaatcaccaaaaatgaGCCAGCCTCTGCTGATGATTTCCTGCCCACCCTGATTTACATCGTGCTGAAGGGGAACCCCCCACGCCTGCAGTCCAACATCCAGTACATCACTCGCTTCTGCAACCCCAGCAGGCTGATGACTGGGGAGGATGGATATTATTTTACCAACCTG tgctgtgctgtggcCTTCATTGAAAAACTGGATGCTCAGTCTTTAAATCTGAGCCAGGAAGATTTTGATCGTTTCATGACGGGCCAGACCTCCCCAAAAAAGCAGGAATCTGACAGTTTCTCCCCTGATGTGTGCCTGGGGGTGAAGCAGATGTGCAAAAGCTTAGACCTCCTCTCTCAGTTGAATGAGAGACAGGAAAGAATTGTCAGTGAAGCCAAGAAGCTGGAGAAAGACCTCATTGATTGGACTGATGGCATCACCAAGGAGGTGGAGGATATTGTGGAGAAATATCCTTTAGAAATCAAACCAAAAAGTCAAGCCTTAGCAGCCATTGACTCTGAAAACGTGGAGAATGacaagctgcccccaccactGCAGCCTCAGGTTTATGCAGGATAA
- the RABGEF1 gene encoding rab5 GDP/GTP exchange factor isoform X1, translated as MNLKSERRGIHVDQSELLCKKGCGYYGNPAWQGFCSKCWREEYHKARQKQIQEDWELAERLQREEEEAYASSQSTQGAQSLTFSKFEEKKTNEKTRKVTTVKKFFTASSRAGAKKAAEEKTPKQGQLGRERNADNILRDLKEIFTPSWELSSPSEALAGKLKEIQEAKAPSPSIHRQASIETDRVSKEFIEFIRTYQKPGQDIYKQCKLFLDTMSHKRDLSIEEQSECAQDFYQNVADRLQTRWKVPPEKVEKAMDEVEKYIMTRQYKYVFCPETTDDEKKDLAVQKRIRALHWVTPQMLCVPVSEEIPEVSDMVVKAITDIIEMDSKRVPRDKLACITKCSKHIFNAIKITKNEPASADDFLPTLIYIVLKGNPPRLQSNIQYITRFCNPSRLMTGEDGYYFTNLCCAVAFIEKLDAQSLNLSQEDFDRFMTGQTSPKKQESDSFSPDVCLGVKQMCKSLDLLSQLNERQERIVSEAKKLEKDLIDWTDGITKEVEDIVEKYPLEIKPKSQALAAIDSENVENDKLPPPLQPQVYAG; from the exons ATGAACCTGAAATCGGAGCGCAGAGGGATCCACGTGGACCAGTCGGAGCTGCTGTGCAAGAAGGGCTGTGGTTACTATGGCAATCCTGCCTGGCAGGGCTTTTGCTCCAAGTGCTGGAGGGAGGAATACCACAAGGCCAGGCAGAAGCAGATCCAAGAGGATTGGGAGCTGGCAGAGCG GCTGCAGCGTGAGGAGGAAGAAGCCTATGCCAGCAGCCAGAGCACCCAAGGGGCACAGTCCCTGACCTTCTCAAAGtttgaggagaagaaaaccaatGAGAAAACAAGAAAGGTCACTACTGTGAAGAAGTTCTTCACTGCTTCCTCCAGAGCAGGAGCTAAGAAGG cagcTGAAGAGAAAACCCCTAAGCAAGGACAGCTTGGGAGGGAGAGAAATGCTGATAACATTCTCAGGGATTTGAAGGAGATTTTTACTCCCTCCTGGGAACTGTCCTCCCCTTCTGAAG CGTTGGCTGGCAAGCTGAAAG AGATCCAGGAGGCCAAAGCTCCCAGTCCTTCCATCCACAGGCAGGCCAGCATTGAGACAGACAGAGTGTCCAAGGAGTTCATAGAATTCATCAGGACATACCAGAAGCCTGGCCAGGATATCTACAAGCAATGCAAACTCTTTTTGGACACCATGAGTCATAAAAGG GATTTAAGCATTGAGGAACAATCTGAATGTGCCCAGGACTTCTACCAAAATGTAGCAGACAGGCTGCAGACACGTTGGAAAG TGCCCCCTGAAAAAGTGGAGAAGGCAATGGATGAGGTTGAGAAATACATCATGACTCGCCAgtataaatatgttttttgCCCTGAGACAACTGATGATGAGAAGAAAGACCTTGCTGTCCAAAAGAGGATCAG GGCTTTGCACTGGGTGACTCCCCAGATGCTGTGTGTTCCTGTCAGTGAGGAAATCCCAGAAGTCTCTGACATGGTTGTGAAGGCAATTACAG ACATCATCGAGATGGACTCCAAGCGTGTCCCTCGGGACAAACTGGCCTGCATCACCAAATGCAGCAAGCACATCTTCAATGCCatcaaaatcaccaaaaatgaGCCAGCCTCTGCTGATGATTTCCTGCCCACCCTGATTTACATCGTGCTGAAGGGGAACCCCCCACGCCTGCAGTCCAACATCCAGTACATCACTCGCTTCTGCAACCCCAGCAGGCTGATGACTGGGGAGGATGGATATTATTTTACCAACCTG tgctgtgctgtggcCTTCATTGAAAAACTGGATGCTCAGTCTTTAAATCTGAGCCAGGAAGATTTTGATCGTTTCATGACGGGCCAGACCTCCCCAAAAAAGCAGGAATCTGACAGTTTCTCCCCTGATGTGTGCCTGGGGGTGAAGCAGATGTGCAAAAGCTTAGACCTCCTCTCTCAGTTGAATGAGAGACAGGAAAGAATTGTCAGTGAAGCCAAGAAGCTGGAGAAAGACCTCATTGATTGGACTGATGGCATCACCAAGGAGGTGGAGGATATTGTGGAGAAATATCCTTTAGAAATCAAACCAAAAAGTCAAGCCTTAGCAGCCATTGACTCTGAAAACGTGGAGAATGacaagctgcccccaccactGCAGCCTCAGGTTTATGCAGGATAA
- the RABGEF1 gene encoding rab5 GDP/GTP exchange factor isoform X7: MNLKSERRGIHVDQSELLCKKGCGYYGNPAWQGFCSKCWREEYHKARQKQIQEDWELAERLQREEEEAYASSQSTQGAQSLTFSKFEEKKTNEKTRKVTTVKKFFTASSRAGAKKEIQEAKAPSPSIHRQASIETDRVSKEFIEFIRTYQKPGQDIYKQCKLFLDTMSHKRDLSIEEQSECAQDFYQNVADRLQTRWKVPPEKVEKAMDEVEKYIMTRQYKYVFCPETTDDEKKDLAVQKRIRALHWVTPQMLCVPVSEEIPEVSDMVVKAITDIIEMDSKRVPRDKLACITKCSKHIFNAIKITKNEPASADDFLPTLIYIVLKGNPPRLQSNIQYITRFCNPSRLMTGEDGYYFTNLCCAVAFIEKLDAQSLNLSQEDFDRFMTGQTSPKKQESDSFSPDVCLGVKQMCKSLDLLSQLNERQERIVSEAKKLEKDLIDWTDGITKEVEDIVEKYPLEIKPKSQALAAIDSENVENDKLPPPLQPQVYAG; encoded by the exons ATGAACCTGAAATCGGAGCGCAGAGGGATCCACGTGGACCAGTCGGAGCTGCTGTGCAAGAAGGGCTGTGGTTACTATGGCAATCCTGCCTGGCAGGGCTTTTGCTCCAAGTGCTGGAGGGAGGAATACCACAAGGCCAGGCAGAAGCAGATCCAAGAGGATTGGGAGCTGGCAGAGCG GCTGCAGCGTGAGGAGGAAGAAGCCTATGCCAGCAGCCAGAGCACCCAAGGGGCACAGTCCCTGACCTTCTCAAAGtttgaggagaagaaaaccaatGAGAAAACAAGAAAGGTCACTACTGTGAAGAAGTTCTTCACTGCTTCCTCCAGAGCAGGAGCTAAGAAGG AGATCCAGGAGGCCAAAGCTCCCAGTCCTTCCATCCACAGGCAGGCCAGCATTGAGACAGACAGAGTGTCCAAGGAGTTCATAGAATTCATCAGGACATACCAGAAGCCTGGCCAGGATATCTACAAGCAATGCAAACTCTTTTTGGACACCATGAGTCATAAAAGG GATTTAAGCATTGAGGAACAATCTGAATGTGCCCAGGACTTCTACCAAAATGTAGCAGACAGGCTGCAGACACGTTGGAAAG TGCCCCCTGAAAAAGTGGAGAAGGCAATGGATGAGGTTGAGAAATACATCATGACTCGCCAgtataaatatgttttttgCCCTGAGACAACTGATGATGAGAAGAAAGACCTTGCTGTCCAAAAGAGGATCAG GGCTTTGCACTGGGTGACTCCCCAGATGCTGTGTGTTCCTGTCAGTGAGGAAATCCCAGAAGTCTCTGACATGGTTGTGAAGGCAATTACAG ACATCATCGAGATGGACTCCAAGCGTGTCCCTCGGGACAAACTGGCCTGCATCACCAAATGCAGCAAGCACATCTTCAATGCCatcaaaatcaccaaaaatgaGCCAGCCTCTGCTGATGATTTCCTGCCCACCCTGATTTACATCGTGCTGAAGGGGAACCCCCCACGCCTGCAGTCCAACATCCAGTACATCACTCGCTTCTGCAACCCCAGCAGGCTGATGACTGGGGAGGATGGATATTATTTTACCAACCTG tgctgtgctgtggcCTTCATTGAAAAACTGGATGCTCAGTCTTTAAATCTGAGCCAGGAAGATTTTGATCGTTTCATGACGGGCCAGACCTCCCCAAAAAAGCAGGAATCTGACAGTTTCTCCCCTGATGTGTGCCTGGGGGTGAAGCAGATGTGCAAAAGCTTAGACCTCCTCTCTCAGTTGAATGAGAGACAGGAAAGAATTGTCAGTGAAGCCAAGAAGCTGGAGAAAGACCTCATTGATTGGACTGATGGCATCACCAAGGAGGTGGAGGATATTGTGGAGAAATATCCTTTAGAAATCAAACCAAAAAGTCAAGCCTTAGCAGCCATTGACTCTGAAAACGTGGAGAATGacaagctgcccccaccactGCAGCCTCAGGTTTATGCAGGATAA
- the RABGEF1 gene encoding rab5 GDP/GTP exchange factor isoform X6, with protein MNLKSERRGIHVDQSELLCKKGCGYYGNPAWQGFCSKCWREEYHKARQKQIQEDWELAERLQREEEEAYASSQSTQGAQSLTFSKFEEKKTNEKTRKVTTVKKFFTASSRAGAKKAAEEKTPKQGQLGRERNADNILRDLKEIFTPSWELSSPSEALAGKLKAEIQEAKAPSPSIHRQASIETDRVSKEFIEFIRTYQKPGQDIYKQCKLFLDTMSHKRDLSIEEQSECAQDFYQNVADRLQTRWKVPPEKVEKAMDEVEKYIMTRQYKYVFCPETTDDEKKDLAVQKRIRALHWVTPQMLCVPVSEEIPEVSDMVVKAITDIIEMDSKRVPRDKLACITKCSKHIFNAIKITKNEPASADDFLPTLIYIVLKGNPPRLQSNIQYITRFCNPSRLMTGEDGYYFTNLCCAVAFIEKLDAQSLNLSQEDFDRFMTGQTSPKKQESDSFSPDVCLGVKQMCKSLDLLSQLNERQERIVSEAKKLEKDLIDWTDGITKEVEDIVEKYPLEIKPKSQALAAIDSENVENDKLPPPLQPQVYAG; from the exons ATGAACCTGAAATCGGAGCGCAGAGGGATCCACGTGGACCAGTCGGAGCTGCTGTGCAAGAAGGGCTGTGGTTACTATGGCAATCCTGCCTGGCAGGGCTTTTGCTCCAAGTGCTGGAGGGAGGAATACCACAAGGCCAGGCAGAAGCAGATCCAAGAGGATTGGGAGCTGGCAGAGCG GCTGCAGCGTGAGGAGGAAGAAGCCTATGCCAGCAGCCAGAGCACCCAAGGGGCACAGTCCCTGACCTTCTCAAAGtttgaggagaagaaaaccaatGAGAAAACAAGAAAGGTCACTACTGTGAAGAAGTTCTTCACTGCTTCCTCCAGAGCAGGAGCTAAGAAGG cagcTGAAGAGAAAACCCCTAAGCAAGGACAGCTTGGGAGGGAGAGAAATGCTGATAACATTCTCAGGGATTTGAAGGAGATTTTTACTCCCTCCTGGGAACTGTCCTCCCCTTCTGAAG CGTTGGCTGGCAAGCTGAAAG CAGAGATCCAGGAGGCCAAAGCTCCCAGTCCTTCCATCCACAGGCAGGCCAGCATTGAGACAGACAGAGTGTCCAAGGAGTTCATAGAATTCATCAGGACATACCAGAAGCCTGGCCAGGATATCTACAAGCAATGCAAACTCTTTTTGGACACCATGAGTCATAAAAGG GATTTAAGCATTGAGGAACAATCTGAATGTGCCCAGGACTTCTACCAAAATGTAGCAGACAGGCTGCAGACACGTTGGAAAG TGCCCCCTGAAAAAGTGGAGAAGGCAATGGATGAGGTTGAGAAATACATCATGACTCGCCAgtataaatatgttttttgCCCTGAGACAACTGATGATGAGAAGAAAGACCTTGCTGTCCAAAAGAGGATCAG GGCTTTGCACTGGGTGACTCCCCAGATGCTGTGTGTTCCTGTCAGTGAGGAAATCCCAGAAGTCTCTGACATGGTTGTGAAGGCAATTACAG ACATCATCGAGATGGACTCCAAGCGTGTCCCTCGGGACAAACTGGCCTGCATCACCAAATGCAGCAAGCACATCTTCAATGCCatcaaaatcaccaaaaatgaGCCAGCCTCTGCTGATGATTTCCTGCCCACCCTGATTTACATCGTGCTGAAGGGGAACCCCCCACGCCTGCAGTCCAACATCCAGTACATCACTCGCTTCTGCAACCCCAGCAGGCTGATGACTGGGGAGGATGGATATTATTTTACCAACCTG tgctgtgctgtggcCTTCATTGAAAAACTGGATGCTCAGTCTTTAAATCTGAGCCAGGAAGATTTTGATCGTTTCATGACGGGCCAGACCTCCCCAAAAAAGCAGGAATCTGACAGTTTCTCCCCTGATGTGTGCCTGGGGGTGAAGCAGATGTGCAAAAGCTTAGACCTCCTCTCTCAGTTGAATGAGAGACAGGAAAGAATTGTCAGTGAAGCCAAGAAGCTGGAGAAAGACCTCATTGATTGGACTGATGGCATCACCAAGGAGGTGGAGGATATTGTGGAGAAATATCCTTTAGAAATCAAACCAAAAAGTCAAGCCTTAGCAGCCATTGACTCTGAAAACGTGGAGAATGacaagctgcccccaccactGCAGCCTCAGGTTTATGCAGGATAA